A stretch of DNA from Micromonospora sp. WMMD1155:
AGGCGTACATCCAGATGGGGGCGTTCGAGCCGAGCACCAGCTCGGCGAGCGCCCACCAGAGGGCCCGTGGCGCGTTGGTGCCACCCAGCTCCGGCGGGAGGTCGAGGCGCCAGAACTCGGAGTCCATGAATGCCTGGTACGACTTCTTGAACGACGCCGGCAACGGCGCGGTGTGCGTGGCCGGGTCGAACACCGGCGGGTTGCGGTCACTGTCGGTGTAGCTGGCGGCAAGGTCCTCGCGAGCGAGGCGGTCGAGCTCGGCGAGGAAGCTGCGGGCGGTGTCGGCGTCGAGCTCCGAGTACGGCTCCTGGCCGAAAGCCCGGTCCGCACCGAAGACCTCGAACAGGTTGAACTCAAGGTCCCGCAGGTTGCTCTTGTAGTGGGTCATGCTCGCTGGCCCCGCTTCCGGACAGTGTTACCGATCAGTAACCCCAACTGTATTACTCGCGGGTAGCCAGCGACAAGCGGATCACCCGAGTGACGGCGATTACACATCTGCGGTGCCGGGTGGGCGGAATCAGCCCTCGGTGGCACCGACCTCCCAGCTCGGGACGGCCGCGGCCGCGCCGGTACGGGCACCGACGTACTCCATCAGCACCAGCGCGATGTCGTCGTCCAGACGGCCGTGGACCCACTCGATCAGAGCGGTCTCCAGTGAGGCCAGCCCGTTGGCGACCGTGCCGTGGCCGAGCAGCCGCCAGGCCCGGTCGGCGGTGGGGAAGAACTCGCCGTCCCGCCGCGCCTCGCCGAGCCCGTCGGTGAACAGCAGCAGCCGGTCACCGGGCTCCAGTCGTTCGACCCGGGGACGGACCACCGGCATGAACCCCAGCGGAGGAGCCGGGGCCGGCGGTTCCAGCGGGATCACCGCGCCACGCCGCAGCAGCAGGGGCGGCGGGTGTCCACAGTTGACGATGGTGAGCGTGCCGCCGCGTTCCTCGACCAGCGCCGCCGTCACGAAGTCCTCGTCACCGACGTTGCGGGCGACCGCGCGGTCCAGGTCGGCGACGACGGCGCGCAGGTCGGCCCGCTCGTACGCCACGTGCCGGTACGAGCCGAGAACGATGCTGGCCAGCCGGACCGCGTCCAGCCCCTTGCCCCGCACGTCACCGATGATCATGCGGACGCCGTAGGGCGTGTCGATCGCCTCGTACAGGTCACCGCCGATCTCGGCGGTCGCGGTGGAGGAGATGTAGCGACCGGCGACCGCGAGGGTGCCGACCTGCGGCCCGAGCGGGCGTAGCACCGCCTGCTGAGCGACCGAGGCGAGCCTGGTCAACTCGACGATCTGCTCCGCCTGCCGCTGTCGGACCGAGGTCACCGCCACCGCCAACCCGGTGGCGAGCGCGACCCCGACCACGCTGACCGAGGTCTCCAGCGACATCTTCGGCTCGACCACGGCGAAGGCGGCCCCGACCACCGTCGCCGCGACGCCCACCCCCAGCACCACCGGCCAGGAGGCCAGTGCGGCGGCTAGGAAGGGCACGGCCGCCAGCAGCGCGACGTAGTGCGCCACCCGGCCGTCCGCCGCCTCCACCGCCGACACGATCGCGAGCAGAACGAGGGCCGCGCCGAGGCCGGCGCGGGATCCGGGGCTCAGCGGGCGACGGCCCGGCTGGAGGAATCGCGTGGATACGACTGACAGTTTGCCTGATCCTCGTGAAACGGTGAATGAACCTGACCCGTCGTCTGAGGAGGTTCTGACCGGGCGGGCCAATCCGGCGCCCGAACCGACGTCACCCGTCCCGCTCAGCCGAGGACCTCGTAGCGGACGGTGAGCGCGCCGACGTCGACGGAGGCGGTGGTGGCGAACGCGGCCCGGGAGAGGTCCAGGCAGCGGCCGTCGATGAAGGGGCCCCGGTCGTTGATCCGCACCACCACCGACTTGCCGTTGGCCGGGTTGGTCACCCGGACCTTGGTGTTGAACGGCAGCGTCTTGTGCGCGGCGGTCAGTGCGTTCGGGTTGAACGACTCACCGTTGGCGGTGAGCTGCCCGTCCGAGTAGAACGAGGCACCACACGAGCCACTGTCCAGGACCTTCGCCGCCGCCGTGGTCTTCTTGGCGGTCGGGCTCGGCTTCGGCGACGCGGTGCGGGCCTTGCTCCGGGAGGCGGCCTGCTGGGATCGGGTCGCCGACGGGCTGGCAGACGCACTCGGGGACGCGCTGGCACTCGGCGAGGCGGCCGGCGAGCCGGGGGCGAGGCTGCCGGCGGCCGTGGTCGGGGTGAGGTCGAGGGTCGTCTGCCCCGACTGGGCGGAGCCGGAGGTCAGCTGCACGGCACCGAACGTGCCCCCGACGGCGAGGGCGACGCCGACCGCCGCGGTGGCCACGATGCCCGCCGGAGAGGAGAAGATGCGGGTACGGGAGTGCCTGCCTGCCACCGGCCCGGTCCTTTCGTCGACTGAACAAACCGGGTCGGACCGTAACGAGAGAAGTACTTCCGAAGTCAACGTGATCATGGTGCTATGCCCGCATTTGCACCAGTACGTTTAGCCGATCATCCGACCCGGGGTGGGCCGGGCGGCCCGGGTGCCGCAGCGCGTCCACCGACCGTGCCGCAGGATGGGCGGATGCCCGCTGAACTGACCGAACGCCTGGCCGCCCTGTTCCGGTGGATCGACCCCGGGCCGGGCACGAGTCACCTGGTCAGCGACATCTCCGGTTGGTGGCGGGACCCGGCGGTCCTGGCCGAACTGGGGCCGGCCCTGGTCGCGCCGTACCGGGCCACCCGGCCGACGGTGGTGCTCGCCCCGGCGGTCACCGGCCTGCTGCTCGGGCCCCTGGCCGCCACCGCGCTCGGGGTCGGCTTCGTGGCCGCCCACAAACCCGGCGACGGGCGACTGCCGGCCGGGCCGCTCACCTGGGCGCAGAGCCCACCGGACTATCGGGGCCGGCAGGTCGACCTGGCCGTACGGGACCGCCACCTCGGCCCCGGCGACCGGGTGCTGATGGTGGACGACTGGGTGCGTACCGGCGCGCAACTCCGCGCCCTCCACGACATCTGCGCCGCACGGGGCGCCGAGGTGCTGGGCGCCGCCGTGGTGGCCGTCGACTGCCCGCCCGCGATCGCGGCCGAGTTACGGATCACCGGCCTGATCGACGCCGCGGATCTGCCGTGTTGACCTCAAGCACGGTTCAGCTCCGACGATCGACTCATGAGCGACGGAACTCTCGACGAGGCATACGAACGACTGCACCGGACCGGCCCCGAATTCGAGGGGTGGCTCTCGAACCACGGGCCGATGGCCGTCGAGGCGCTGGCCCGAGACGGGCACCAGCAGCGGGTACACCGCTGGCTCGACGACTACCTCGGCCGACTCGACGAGTTGCCCCGAGGGCTGCACCCGATCACCGACTGGCGGAGCGCGCTGGGTGACGCGAAGCGGGCCGGTGACTGGCTGGCGTACTTCGACCGGCAACTGCGCGAACACCCGTGGCGCGACGTGCTCGGGACCTGGTGGCCCCGACTGCTGCCGGGTATCGCCGCAGGTGCCACCCACGGGGTGATCCGGGTCGGGCACGCCGTACGCGCGCTCGAAACGGACGACCAGACCCCGCCGCGGCTCACCGAGCTGGGCCAGGCCCTCGGCTACTGGGCCGCGCGTTGGCAGCCGGTCCCGGGCGCCGGCCGGATGCCCGCCGACCGCTCCGTCGACCAATCCGCAGGCCCGGAGCAGATGGATGTGGACGCGGCACTGGCCGGTCTACCCCGGATCGACGACCAGAGCGGGGGCGTCCGTGATCGGTTGGGACGGCTGCCTGGCGTACCCCGATGGGAACCGGCGCTCGCGGCGCTGCGCCCCGCGCGGAGCCCGGCCGAGGCGGAAAAGGGGCTCACCGCGTTGGTGCACCGCGCCGGTCTGAACTACCTGCGCTTCGGGCACGCCGAGCCGGTGATGCTGGTGCACGCGGTCACCGCGCCGACCGCCGTGCTGCGTACCCTGCCGGCTCTGGACCGGGCGCTGTGGGCGCCGAGCCTCGCCGCGGCCTGGGCCGCGACGGCGGCCATGACCTCGGTGTACGCCCCAGCCGACGGCATCGCGCCGCCTCTCGTGACCGCCGCGACCCCGGCGGAGGTCTTCGCCCGGGCGGCTCGGCACGGCGACGCACACGTGGTGAAGTTGGCCGACGCGGTGCTCGACGCGCACGCGGCCAGTGGCGACGACCGCCTCCTCGCCACCCCCGGCTACGCGGGGCAGCTGATCTGACCGGGCCGGGCAGAATGCGGCGGCGGTGCGGGGCGCACTGGCCTAGCCTCGGCAGGATGTGGCCTCGGATCGGTGAACTGCGCACCCTCGCCCTCGGCACCCCCGGCGAGCTGCGGACGACCCTCAACACCCTCGTGCTGGCCGGTGTGAAGACCGCGACGGCCGGTCGGCTCGCCGAGTACGCGGAGGAGGGCGAGGAGTTGGAGCACGTCGGCGAACGGCTGGCCCTGATCGACGACGACGCGCTGGTCGGCGTCGTGGAGATCACCGGAGTCGAGGTGGTCCGCTTCGCCGACGTGCCATGGGAGTTCGCCCAGGCCGAGGGCGAGGGGGACCGGTCGATCGAGGAGTGGCGGGCCGGGCACTCCGCCTACTGGGCGCGGCTCGGCACACCTGTGGACGCCGACAGCCCGATCGTCTGCCTACGCCTGCGGCTGGTCTCCGGCGGCGAGGGCGGCGTGGCCGGCGGCGACCTCGGCACCTGACGACCGGCTCAGCCGCGCAGCTCCGGGAGCAGTCGGGTCGCCACGTCCGCCAGCACGGTCTCGTCGCCCGCGTACCAGCTGCTGGCCCTCGGCCAGTGCGTCACCACGTCAGTGAAGCCCAGGTCGGCGGCCCGCCCGACCTGGTCGGCGAAGAACTGCGCGCTGCTGAGCGAGAACACCGGCGCGGAGTCCATCGAGAGGTAACGGTCCAGGGTCGCCGGATCCCGGCCGGCCTCGTCCAGCGAGCGGTCCATCCGCGCCGACAACGCCGACACGCTGCCCCACCAGCTCTCCAGGTCGTCGTCGTCACCGGTGCCGGTGGTCACCCAACCCTGGCCGAACCGGGTCACCAGCCGCATCGACCGCGGCCCGTTGGCGGCCACCACGAACGGCACCCGGGGCTGCTGCACACAGCCGGGATTGTTGCGGGCGTCCACCGCGGCGAACCAGTCACCACGCCAGGTCGTGCCGTCCTCGCGCAGGATCAGATCCAGCAGTTCGGCGAACTCGGCGAACCGGTCGACGCGCCGACGCGGTGGCAGAGTCTCGCCGCCGAGCACAGCCGAGTCGAAGCCGATGCCACCCGCACCGAGGCCGAGCAGCAACCGACCGTCGGAGACGTCGTCCACAGTGGTGATCTGCCGGGCGAACGCGGCGGGGTGCCGGAAGTTCGGCGACGCCACCAGGGTGCCCAGCCGGATCCGGGAGGTGACCGTCGCGGCGGCGGTCAACGTGGCCATCGAGTCGAACCACGGACCGTCGACCAGGTCCCGCCAACCCAGGTGGTCGTACGTCCAGGCGTGGTCGAACCCCCACTCCTCGACCTGCCGCCACCGACGCTGCGCCTCCGACCACCGCTGGTCCGGGAGGATCACGATGCCAATCCGCATGATCGCCAGCCTAGACCGGGGCACCACCGGGGGCCCGAAAGTGACGTGGATCACACTCCCCTCCGGTAGGGCTGTCGCGTCCGGCTCCGACCCTTCGGCGAGCGGCACCTGCACAGGTGTCCATCCGAGGAGAGGACCAAGCGCGATGACGAAGGTGACCGCACAGCTGTCGGTGTCGGTGGACGGGTTCTACGCCGGCCCACGGTTCGACGGCGACGGCGACTGGATGGACTCGGCGGAGAGCGCCGGGTTCTTCCGGGTCACCCGCTGGGTGACCGAGGTGTCGGCGTGGCGTGAACGACAGGGCTTCACCGGTGGCGAGCAGGACACCAACTCCGACGTGATCGCCGAGACGTTCGAGGCCGCCGGCGCGTACGTGATGGGACGCCGGATGGCCGACGGCGGTGAGGTGCCCTGGGGTGACGAGCCACCGTTTCGCGCACCGGTCTTCGTCGTCACCCACCGCCCCCGCGAGCGCCTGCTGCGGCAGGGAGGCACCAGCTTCACCTTCGTGACCGACGGGGTGGCCGGCGCCGTCGAGCAGGCGCGTGCCGTGGCCGGTGGCAAGAACGTCGCGGTGGCCGGAGGCGGCAGCCTGGTGCGGCAGGTCCTCAAGGCGGGTCTGCTCGACGAGTTGGAGCTGCACATCGTGCCGGTAGTGCTCGGCAGCGGCCTGCGACTGTTCGACGCGGACCTCGACCTCGCCGAGAAGGAGGCGATCGAGCTGACGCCGACCCGCGTCATCCAGACACCGGAGGTCACCCACATCCGGTACGCCGTGAACGGTCGAGCCCCGCTGATGCTCGACGATCGGGGCAGCGGCGGCGGTCCGACGGTGACCAGGTGACACGGTTGATCCAGGAGGAGACGAAGATGCCGCAACTGCTGCGGGTGCAGTGCTTCAACGTTTCGCGGGACGGGTTCGGCACCGGAGAGGGGCAGAGCCTGGAACGGCCCTTCGGCCACGCCGACCCGACTCCGCTGTTCTCCTGGCGGTCCGCCACCGCCAGCTTCGTGTACCGCACCGAGCCCGGTGGCACCCGGGGCCTGGACGACTACCTGACCCGGGACGCCGAGTGCAACATCGGTGCGGAGATCATGGGTCGCAACAAGTTCGGCCCACAGCGTGGCCCCTGGGAGAACCACGACTGGCAGGGCTGGTGGGGGGACGACCCGCCGTTCCACACGCCGGTCTTCGTGCTCACCCACCACGTACGTCCGTCGTTCACCCTGGCCGACACCACGTTCCACTTCCTCGACGCCAGCCCGGCCGAGGCACTGGCCCGGGCGAAGCAGGCAGCCGACGGCCGGGACGTACGCCTCGGTGGTGGGGTGGCCACCATCCGCGATTTCCTCGACGCGGACCTGGTCGACACGATGCACATCGCCGTCGCGCCCGTCGACCTCGAGCGGGGCGAGCGGTTGTGGGACAGCCCCGACGATCTCCTCGACCGCTTCCACCGGGAGTCGGTGCCCAGCGCCAGCGGAGTCACCCATCTCCTCTTCTGGCGACGATGATCGGCGACGCGGGTTGATCGCCAAAGATCGTGGAAGTTTCCGTCACGTCGTGACGGAAACTGTCCACCATCCTAGGGCAGGCGGGACAGCACCAGCATGCGATTGCCGTCGGGGTCCATGACTCGGGCGGACCGTTCGCCCCACGGCTGGTCGACAGGCTCCTCGGTGACCGTCGCACCACCCGATCGCAGGGCGGTCACGGCGGCGTCGCAGTCGTCGGCGTAGACGCACAGCTCCCACCGGTGCGAGTGCGCCGGATCGCCGGCGTCCGGGTCGGCGGCCAGGCCCAACTCGCTGTTGCCCAGGCGCAGCGCGACGAACTCCGGTTCGCCGTCCTCGGGGAACCGGTAGGTCAGCTCGAAGCCGACCACGTCGCGGTAGAACCCGATCAGTCGTGGCAGGTCAGGTGTCGTCACGATCGGAAACGCCTCGGTGAACACGGACCACCTCCACGCCGGACAGTAGCCGCGTCGGAGCCGGGGTGGAACCACCACGGTCGATCCCGGCGCTGTCGTCACCTGGTCGGATATCCGTGTCAGTGGTCGTGTCAGAGCCGCGTCAGGGGGGTGACAGACCGGCCGCCGATGGTAGACCGCATGACGAGTTCAGCGATTGCGGTCTCCGGACTGCGGAAGGCCTACAAGGACAAGGTCGTGCTCGACGGCATCGACCTGGACGTCCCGACGGGCACCATCTTCTCCCTACTCGGCCCGAACGGGGCCGGCAAGACGACGACGGTGAACGTGCTCACCACGTTGGTGAAAGCCGACGGTGGGACCGTACGCGTCGCCGGACACGACGCCGCCACCCAGGCCAAGGCCGTCCGTGCGGCGATCGGAGTCACCGGCCAGTTCGCGGCGGTGGACGAGTTGCTGACCGGTCGGGAGAACCTCCAACTGATGGTGGATCTCAGCCCGGTACCGGCCAAGGACGGCAAGCGGATCGTCACTGAGCTACTGGAACGGTTCGACCTGACGGAGTCGGCGCAGAAGCCGGCGTCGACCTACTCCGGGGGGATGCGCCGCAAGTTGGATCTGGCGATGACCCTCGTCGGCGACCCACGGATCATCTTCCTCGACGAGCCGACGACGGGTCTGGACCCGCGCAGCCGACGCACGATGTGGTCGATCATCCGCGACCTCGTCGCCGACGGGGTGACGATCTTCCTCACCACGCAGTACCTCGAAGAGGCCGACCAGCTCGCCGACCGGATCGCCGTACTCGACCAGGGTCGTCTGGTCGCCCAGGGCACGCCCGACGAACTCAAGCGCCAGATCCCCGGCACCCACGTCCGGCTCCGGTTCGCCACCGTCGCGGAACTCGACGCGGCCGCCCGGGTGCTCGGCGACTCCACTCGGGACGACGAGGCACTGGCCCTGAGGGTGCCCAGCGACGGCGGGACGGCCTCGCTGCGCGCCCTGCTGGACCGACTCGACGAGTACGCGATCAGTGCCGAGGGGTTCTCCGTGCAGACGCCGGACCTCGATGACGTCTTCCTCGCCCTGACGGGCACCCGCACCCAGGAGGTAGCAGCGAAATGAGCGCCAAGTCCCACTCGATCGTCATGTTGCGCCGCAACTTCAAGCACATCGCCCGCAACCCGACCTCGGTGTTCAACGCGGTGCTGATGCCCATCGTCATCATGCTGATGTTCGTGTACATGTTCGGCGACGCCTTCAGCGTCGGTGTCGACTACATCGACTACGCGACTCCCGGCCTGATGCTGCTGGCGGTCTGCTACGGGCTGGGAGCCACCGCGACCGCGGTGAACTCCGACATGACGAAGGGCATCATCAACCGGTTCAAGGTCATGCACGTCTCCCGGGGCGCGGTGCTGACCGGTCACGTCGTCGCCAGTGTGCTGACCAACCTGGTCGCCATCGCAGCCCTCGTCGGGGTGGCGTTCCTGCTCGGATTCAGCCCGTCGGCGACTCTCCTCGGCTGGCTCGGCGCGATCGGCGTCATCGTGCTGCTCGGCTTCGCCGCAGGCTGGCTCACCGTCGCGCTGGGCCTGTCGGCGAAGTCGCCGGAGACCGCCGGGCTGGCCTCCGTACCGCTGGTCATGCTGCCGTTCTTCAGCAGCGCGATCGTGCCCGCCGACAAGATGGGTCCCGGGCTTCGGGAATTCGCCGAATACCAGCCCTTCACGCCGATCATCGAGACCCTGCGCGGTTTCCTGAACGGCACGCCGTCCGCCGGCGACGTGATCCCCGCCCTCGTCTGGTGCGTCGCCATCGCGCTCGTCGGCTACCTGTGGGCGCGGTCCACGTTCACGAAGCGAGCGTGACCGCGACCAACTCTTTCCAGTGCGACCGAGTGCCCTCCAGCGCCGCCTCTGCGAAACCCCCATCGCCGAGGCGGCGCCGCACTGTCTGCTCGATCCGGACCGCGTCCGGGTGGGAACGATCCGGCCGTCCGCGTACGGCGGTGCTCGCCGCGAGCAGCCGCGCGGCCTGGTCGACCTGGTCACGCCGCAGGGCCAGGTCCGCGACTCCGACGAGCACCTGCGCGATCGTCGGCGCGTGCCCCGTCTCGGCCGCCGCCGCGCAGGCCGAGGAGCGCTGCCGGCGGACCTCGTCGAGGTCGTCGGCGACGTACCCGAGCAGGTCGTACGTCACCACCCGGATGTGTGCCTGTCCGGCCTCGTCGCGCAACAGGCCGGCCGCGACGTCGATCTGCCGGACCACCTCCTCGGCATCGCCACGCCAACGGGCGAGTTCCGCCTGCGACAGCGCCAACATGGCCAGCGCGCCGGGCCAGGTGACCCGTCTCGCGTACCGCCGCGCCTCGGCCAGCGCCGACGCGCTGGCCTCCTCGTCGCCCAACAGCCAGTACAGCTGAGCCTGTCGCGAGCGCATCCGGATGACGTCCTCGACGGTGCCGACCTCGGTCACCACCGCGATCGCCTCGTCGTAGTAACCACAGGCACTGGCGAACTCGCCGCGTACGGCGATCAGCTCCGCCAACTCGGTCAGGGCGAACGAGATCCCGAACCGGTCGCCGAGGGCCTGGAACTCGGCGAGCGCCGACTCGAAACACGCGTCCACCTCCGGCCCGTGCCGGCCGAGAAGGATCCGCATCTTGCCCAGTTGCAGCCGCGCCAGCGCGCGTACCCAGGGATCCTGCTCGTCGAGCAGTGGCTCCCACGCGGCCAGGATCGCGTCCGGAGCCCGCAGCATCCGTTCCAGCGGAACGACGAGCGCCACGCCCGGGTGGCTGCCGCGACTGCCTCGGCTGACCTCGTACGCCCGGTGAATCCACTCCGCGGCCTGGCGCTCGTCGCCCGGCCCGGAGTTCAGGAAGAGCACGACGAGTGCGTACACGGTGGCCCGGATCTCGTCGCTCACCTCGCCGGGCACCTCGGTGGCCGCCGTGACCAGCTCCATGCCCTCGGTCCGGTGACCGCCGAGCCACCAGTACCAGCCGGCGCCCGCGGCCAGCCGCATCGCCGCGTCCGCCTCACCGGCGGCGAGCGCGCCGCGCATCGCGGAAGCGATGTTGTCGTGTTCGGGTTCGAGGGTGGCAAGCCAGCTCACCTGGTCGGCGCGGCGAAGGTGCGGCTCCGCCGCCTCGGTGAGGGCGGTGAAGTAGGCCAGATGTGCGTGGCGCGCGCGATCCGATTCACCGGCCTCGGCGAGCCGCTGCGCGGCGTACTCCCTGATCGTGCCGAGCATCCGGTAGCGCGGAGCCTCGTCGCCCTCGGCGATCAGCAGTGACTTCTCGGCGAGCGCGGTGAGCAGTTCGAGCATCTCCTCCCGCTCGACCACGTCGTCGGCGCAGACCCGTTCGGCAGCTTCCAGACCGACCCCGCCGGAGAACACCGACAGCCGGCGCAGGACCGCCCGCTCGGCGTCGGTCAGCAGCTCCCAACTCCAGTCCACGACGGCGCGCAGCGTTCGATGCCGGGGCAACGCGGTGCGGCTGCCGCCGGTCAACAGTCGGAAGCGGTCGTCGAGCCGCCTGGCGAGCTGGTCGACGGACATCGTGCGCAACCGGGCCGCCGCCAGTTCGATCGCCAGCGGCATCCCGTCCAGCGCCCGACACACCCGCGCCATCGTCGCCGACGTGTGGGCGTCGACCGCCAGGTCCCTGCGCACCGCCCCCGCCCGGTCCCGCAGCAACCGGACCGCGGGAGAGGACTCGATCTCGGCCGGGTCGGCGTCGAGGGCCGGCAGGGCCAGCGGCGCGACCGGCCACAACGCCTCACCCGTAATGCCCAGCGGCTCCCGGCTCGTCGCCAGGATCCGCAGCCGCCGACACTCTCCGAGAAGCCGATGGGCGACCACCGCCGCCGACTCGATCACGTGCTCGCAGTTGTCCAGGATCAGCAGCGCCTCCCGCTCCCGGATCGCGGCGACGAGTCGATCGATCAGCTCCATGCTCGGTGCCTCGCCGAGCAGAGCATCCCGGAGCCCGAGCCCGGCGACCGTCGCCTGCACCACGTCACCGTCCGCACCGATCGCCGCAAGCTCGACCAACCAGACCCCGTCCGGCAGGTCGCCGAGCATCAGGCGCGCGGTCTCCGTGGCCAGTCGGGTCTTCCCCGAGCCGCCCGGTCCGATCAGCGTCGTGAGCCGGTGTTCGGCGACGAGCGCACCCACCTGGGCGACAGCGTCGTCCTTGCCGACGAAACTGCTCAACTCGGCCCGGAGGTTGGTCTTGCGGTTCTCCTCCCGCCGCCCCAGCTCGCCCCGCAGCAACGCCACGTGCACCGCCGACAGCTCCGGCGACGGATCGACGCCCAACGCGTCGGCCAGGGCATCGCTCGTACGCTGGTACACCAGCAGCGCCTCGTTGTCCCGACCGCTCGCGGCGAGCGCACGCATCAACAACATGACGAGCCGTTCCCGCACCGGATGCGCGGCCACCAGATCGGTCAACTCCTCGACCAGCTCCGGACCGTGCCCCAGGTCGATCTCCCCGTCGAAGCGATCCTCCACGGCGGTCAGGCGCAGCCTCTCCAGCCGGGTGACCGCCGCCTCGAACGCCGCGCTGTCGGTCACACCGACGTCCTGCATGGCCGTACCCCGCCACAGGGCGAGGGCCTCGCGGAGCCGACGGACCCGCCGCGGCCCATCGTCGTCGCGCGCCTGACCGACGAGGCGCTCGAACCGTACGGCGTCGACGAGATCGGGTGCCACAGTCAACTGGTAGCCGTCCGTCAGCCCCTCGATAGCACCGTCCGGCAGCAGCTTCCGCAACCGCGACACCAAGCGGTGCAGGGCGTTCGCCGCATCGGTGGGCGGGTTCTCACCCCAGATCCAGTCCACGAGAGTCGCCTTCGGGACCACGTGGCCCGGGCTCAGCGCGAGGGCGGTCAACAGCCCGCGCAGCCGCACGCCGGGCACGTCGGTGACGGTGCCGTCGTCGGTGCGAACCTCGAATGGACCAAGTAACCCGACCTGCACGTGGCAGATCTTGCCATGGACGTG
This window harbors:
- a CDS encoding PP2C family protein-serine/threonine phosphatase, which produces MSVVSTRFLQPGRRPLSPGSRAGLGAALVLLAIVSAVEAADGRVAHYVALLAAVPFLAAALASWPVVLGVGVAATVVGAAFAVVEPKMSLETSVSVVGVALATGLAVAVTSVRQRQAEQIVELTRLASVAQQAVLRPLGPQVGTLAVAGRYISSTATAEIGGDLYEAIDTPYGVRMIIGDVRGKGLDAVRLASIVLGSYRHVAYERADLRAVVADLDRAVARNVGDEDFVTAALVEERGGTLTIVNCGHPPPLLLRRGAVIPLEPPAPAPPLGFMPVVRPRVERLEPGDRLLLFTDGLGEARRDGEFFPTADRAWRLLGHGTVANGLASLETALIEWVHGRLDDDIALVLMEYVGARTGAAAAVPSWEVGATEG
- a CDS encoding septal ring lytic transglycosylase RlpA family protein codes for the protein MAGRHSRTRIFSSPAGIVATAAVGVALAVGGTFGAVQLTSGSAQSGQTTLDLTPTTAAGSLAPGSPAASPSASASPSASASPSATRSQQAASRSKARTASPKPSPTAKKTTAAAKVLDSGSCGASFYSDGQLTANGESFNPNALTAAHKTLPFNTKVRVTNPANGKSVVVRINDRGPFIDGRCLDLSRAAFATTASVDVGALTVRYEVLG
- a CDS encoding phosphoribosyltransferase family protein, translating into MPAELTERLAALFRWIDPGPGTSHLVSDISGWWRDPAVLAELGPALVAPYRATRPTVVLAPAVTGLLLGPLAATALGVGFVAAHKPGDGRLPAGPLTWAQSPPDYRGRQVDLAVRDRHLGPGDRVLMVDDWVRTGAQLRALHDICAARGAEVLGAAVVAVDCPPAIAAELRITGLIDAADLPC
- a CDS encoding questin oxidase family protein, producing the protein MSDGTLDEAYERLHRTGPEFEGWLSNHGPMAVEALARDGHQQRVHRWLDDYLGRLDELPRGLHPITDWRSALGDAKRAGDWLAYFDRQLREHPWRDVLGTWWPRLLPGIAAGATHGVIRVGHAVRALETDDQTPPRLTELGQALGYWAARWQPVPGAGRMPADRSVDQSAGPEQMDVDAALAGLPRIDDQSGGVRDRLGRLPGVPRWEPALAALRPARSPAEAEKGLTALVHRAGLNYLRFGHAEPVMLVHAVTAPTAVLRTLPALDRALWAPSLAAAWAATAAMTSVYAPADGIAPPLVTAATPAEVFARAARHGDAHVVKLADAVLDAHAASGDDRLLATPGYAGQLI
- a CDS encoding ASCH domain-containing protein; translation: MWPRIGELRTLALGTPGELRTTLNTLVLAGVKTATAGRLAEYAEEGEELEHVGERLALIDDDALVGVVEITGVEVVRFADVPWEFAQAEGEGDRSIEEWRAGHSAYWARLGTPVDADSPIVCLRLRLVSGGEGGVAGGDLGT
- a CDS encoding LLM class flavin-dependent oxidoreductase, with product MRIGIVILPDQRWSEAQRRWRQVEEWGFDHAWTYDHLGWRDLVDGPWFDSMATLTAAATVTSRIRLGTLVASPNFRHPAAFARQITTVDDVSDGRLLLGLGAGGIGFDSAVLGGETLPPRRRVDRFAEFAELLDLILREDGTTWRGDWFAAVDARNNPGCVQQPRVPFVVAANGPRSMRLVTRFGQGWVTTGTGDDDDLESWWGSVSALSARMDRSLDEAGRDPATLDRYLSMDSAPVFSLSSAQFFADQVGRAADLGFTDVVTHWPRASSWYAGDETVLADVATRLLPELRG
- a CDS encoding dihydrofolate reductase family protein, yielding MTKVTAQLSVSVDGFYAGPRFDGDGDWMDSAESAGFFRVTRWVTEVSAWRERQGFTGGEQDTNSDVIAETFEAAGAYVMGRRMADGGEVPWGDEPPFRAPVFVVTHRPRERLLRQGGTSFTFVTDGVAGAVEQARAVAGGKNVAVAGGGSLVRQVLKAGLLDELELHIVPVVLGSGLRLFDADLDLAEKEAIELTPTRVIQTPEVTHIRYAVNGRAPLMLDDRGSGGGPTVTR
- a CDS encoding dihydrofolate reductase family protein, producing the protein MTRLIQEETKMPQLLRVQCFNVSRDGFGTGEGQSLERPFGHADPTPLFSWRSATASFVYRTEPGGTRGLDDYLTRDAECNIGAEIMGRNKFGPQRGPWENHDWQGWWGDDPPFHTPVFVLTHHVRPSFTLADTTFHFLDASPAEALARAKQAADGRDVRLGGGVATIRDFLDADLVDTMHIAVAPVDLERGERLWDSPDDLLDRFHRESVPSASGVTHLLFWRR
- a CDS encoding VOC family protein; protein product: MFTEAFPIVTTPDLPRLIGFYRDVVGFELTYRFPEDGEPEFVALRLGNSELGLAADPDAGDPAHSHRWELCVYADDCDAAVTALRSGGATVTEEPVDQPWGERSARVMDPDGNRMLVLSRLP
- a CDS encoding ATP-binding cassette domain-containing protein, giving the protein MTSSAIAVSGLRKAYKDKVVLDGIDLDVPTGTIFSLLGPNGAGKTTTVNVLTTLVKADGGTVRVAGHDAATQAKAVRAAIGVTGQFAAVDELLTGRENLQLMVDLSPVPAKDGKRIVTELLERFDLTESAQKPASTYSGGMRRKLDLAMTLVGDPRIIFLDEPTTGLDPRSRRTMWSIIRDLVADGVTIFLTTQYLEEADQLADRIAVLDQGRLVAQGTPDELKRQIPGTHVRLRFATVAELDAAARVLGDSTRDDEALALRVPSDGGTASLRALLDRLDEYAISAEGFSVQTPDLDDVFLALTGTRTQEVAAK
- a CDS encoding ABC transporter permease, translating into MSAKSHSIVMLRRNFKHIARNPTSVFNAVLMPIVIMLMFVYMFGDAFSVGVDYIDYATPGLMLLAVCYGLGATATAVNSDMTKGIINRFKVMHVSRGAVLTGHVVASVLTNLVAIAALVGVAFLLGFSPSATLLGWLGAIGVIVLLGFAAGWLTVALGLSAKSPETAGLASVPLVMLPFFSSAIVPADKMGPGLREFAEYQPFTPIIETLRGFLNGTPSAGDVIPALVWCVAIALVGYLWARSTFTKRA